A genomic window from Actinomycetota bacterium includes:
- a CDS encoding NAD(P)H-binding protein: MPVLITAAETAVGQALVHRIAATGGEVRAYCGPDAPLALLRQAGAVCASGSLLDEGHLETAMEQVHTVVHFAVRLDVDIPEQLLEETATVVAAAVGAGVRRLIAVSLPGPDPGAPDRVRTVAGEAEAVVEAVDFPSVVVRPSLVDTEELRAALARTPLGRSTLDNAVAPVAVEDLVDVLASLDERRDLVGDRHIVLAADGPEVVPLGDYLRRVGITPLSLAARTATRLRSGANETLREALGGPWTSTPDVSDAWTLAGITPRSPLAATSPPP, encoded by the coding sequence ATGCCGGTCCTGATCACGGCCGCAGAGACCGCCGTCGGGCAGGCGCTGGTGCACCGCATCGCCGCGACCGGCGGGGAGGTGCGTGCGTACTGTGGCCCCGACGCCCCGCTGGCGCTGCTGCGCCAGGCCGGTGCCGTCTGCGCCTCCGGATCCCTGCTCGACGAGGGCCACCTCGAGACCGCCATGGAGCAGGTCCACACCGTGGTCCACTTCGCTGTCCGGCTCGACGTCGACATCCCCGAGCAGCTGTTGGAGGAGACCGCCACGGTGGTCGCTGCGGCGGTCGGGGCCGGCGTCCGACGGCTCATCGCCGTGTCGCTGCCCGGGCCCGACCCCGGAGCGCCGGACCGGGTCCGCACCGTGGCCGGTGAGGCCGAGGCGGTCGTCGAGGCGGTGGACTTCCCGAGCGTCGTCGTGCGGCCGTCGCTGGTCGACACCGAGGAGCTGCGCGCGGCGTTGGCCCGCACACCGCTGGGCCGTTCCACCCTCGACAACGCCGTCGCACCGGTTGCGGTCGAGGACCTGGTGGACGTGCTCGCCTCGCTGGACGAGCGTCGCGACCTGGTCGGCGACCGCCACATCGTCCTGGCCGCCGACGGGCCGGAGGTCGTCCCGCTGGGCGACTACCTGCGTCGGGTCGGCATCACCCCGCTGTCGTTGGCGGCCCGCACGGCGACGCGGCTGCGCTCCGGCGCGAACGAGACGCTCCGGGAGGCGCTCGGCGGGCCGTGGACCTCCACACCTGACGTCAGCGACGCGTGGACGCTCGCCGGCATCACACCGCGCTCCCCGCTGGCGGCCACCTCGCCGCCGCCCTAG
- a CDS encoding methylmalonyl-CoA mutase family protein, with amino-acid sequence MAESRWDELYERWRERYAASPERDGPFRTISGVPLDPVYGPHNVTLDADRIGYPGGYPYTRGVYPSMYRGRRWTIRQFAGFADAEQTNRRYHDLVNAGQHGLSVAFDMPTLMGLDSDDPRAFGEVGHCGVAVDSVRDMERLFDGLPLGELTTSMTINASAVTLFCMYAVVAERQGWTLDQLGGTLQTDILKEYIAQKEWLFPPRPHLKLIGDLIEFCTERVPRYHPLSISGYHIREAGSTAAQELAFTLADGFAYVELGQQRGLDVDVFVPRFSFFFDAHIDFFEEIAKFRAARRIWARWLNERYGARDERAMLMRFHTQTAGVSLTAQQPDNNVTRTTIEALAAVLGGTQSLHTNALDEVLALPSDHAAKVALRTQQILAEETGVTNVIDPLGGSWYVEALTDELERRAEDYLRRIEEMSPAGSMIEGILRGIDDGWFMSEIADAAFAFQQRMEKGDFVMVGVNAYTDPTDNDELDVLRISHEIERAQRQRVADVRAARDDGDVAGALDRLRAAAQSDDNLVPVIMDAVRVDCTVGEISEALQDVWGTYTEPARL; translated from the coding sequence ATGGCCGAGTCGCGCTGGGATGAGCTGTACGAACGGTGGCGCGAACGGTACGCCGCCAGCCCGGAACGTGACGGACCGTTCCGGACCATCTCCGGGGTGCCGCTCGACCCCGTCTACGGCCCGCACAACGTCACGCTGGACGCCGACCGCATCGGCTATCCCGGGGGGTACCCCTACACGCGCGGCGTGTACCCCTCGATGTACCGCGGACGCAGGTGGACGATCCGCCAGTTCGCAGGGTTCGCCGACGCCGAGCAGACCAACCGGCGCTACCACGACCTCGTCAACGCCGGCCAGCACGGCCTGTCCGTCGCGTTCGACATGCCCACCCTGATGGGGCTGGACTCCGACGACCCGCGCGCGTTCGGCGAGGTCGGCCACTGCGGCGTCGCGGTCGACTCCGTCCGAGACATGGAGCGCCTGTTCGACGGGCTGCCGCTCGGGGAGCTGACGACCTCCATGACGATCAACGCCTCGGCGGTGACCCTCTTCTGCATGTACGCCGTCGTCGCCGAGCGCCAAGGCTGGACCCTCGATCAGCTGGGCGGGACCCTGCAGACCGACATCCTCAAGGAGTACATCGCCCAGAAGGAGTGGCTGTTCCCGCCGCGACCGCATCTGAAGCTGATCGGTGACCTGATCGAGTTCTGCACCGAACGGGTGCCGCGGTACCACCCGTTGTCGATCTCCGGCTACCACATCCGCGAGGCCGGCTCGACCGCCGCGCAGGAACTCGCGTTCACGCTCGCCGACGGGTTCGCGTACGTCGAACTCGGCCAGCAGCGCGGTCTCGACGTCGACGTGTTCGTCCCGCGCTTCAGCTTCTTCTTCGACGCCCACATCGATTTCTTCGAGGAGATCGCCAAGTTCCGCGCGGCGCGGCGGATCTGGGCCCGTTGGCTGAACGAGCGCTACGGCGCACGTGACGAGCGGGCCATGCTGATGCGGTTCCACACCCAGACGGCCGGTGTGTCGCTCACCGCGCAGCAGCCCGACAACAACGTCACGCGGACCACGATCGAGGCGCTGGCGGCCGTCCTCGGTGGCACCCAGTCGCTGCACACCAACGCGCTCGATGAGGTCCTCGCGCTGCCGTCCGACCACGCCGCCAAGGTCGCGTTGCGCACCCAGCAGATCCTCGCCGAGGAGACCGGCGTGACCAACGTCATCGATCCGCTGGGCGGTTCCTGGTACGTCGAGGCGCTCACCGATGAACTCGAGCGCCGCGCCGAGGACTACCTCCGCCGCATCGAGGAGATGAGCCCGGCCGGGTCGATGATCGAGGGGATCCTGCGCGGCATCGACGACGGCTGGTTCATGTCGGAGATCGCCGACGCCGCCTTCGCCTTCCAGCAGCGGATGGAGAAGGGTGACTTCGTGATGGTCGGCGTCAACGCCTACACCGACCCGACCGACAACGACGAGCTGGACGTCCTGCGGATCTCTCACGAGATCGAACGGGCACAGCGCCAGCGGGTCGCCGACGTGCGGGCGGCCCGCGACGACGGCGACGTCGCAGGCGCGCTCGACCGGCTGCGGGCGGCAGCGCAGAGCGACGACAACCTCGTGCCGGTGATCATGGACGCTGTCCGGGTCGACTGCACGGTGGGGGAGATCTCCGAGGCGCTGCAGGACGTCTGGGGCACCTACACCGAGCCTGCGCGGCTGTAG
- a CDS encoding class I SAM-dependent methyltransferase, translating to MEQQDAVPMEWWEEDAASTPAEIRRRHVANKASWERAAAHYTDQVDDDIALLRSGASTVHPIERDLLTQHAGPLTQWCGLAVHLQCASGRDTLSLLNEGARRVVGIDIAEAHVRNARRKTAALAAAATFHCCDVLDAPRELDGNVDLVYTGRGAIGWLHDLDGWARVVARLLAPGGWLSLFDDHPASHLFDADADHLAYSGVDYFHGSSAGYGFSQSFVDHLGIPADEALLTHDRLWTFADLFAAITDAGLRIVHLGEHPEPYWDPFPNLPDHLQCRIPQTFSILARQGDRPCRS from the coding sequence GTGGAGCAGCAAGACGCCGTGCCGATGGAGTGGTGGGAGGAGGATGCCGCCTCCACCCCGGCGGAGATCCGCCGTCGCCACGTCGCCAACAAGGCCAGCTGGGAACGAGCCGCAGCGCACTACACCGACCAGGTCGACGACGACATCGCGTTGCTTCGAAGCGGCGCCAGCACCGTGCATCCCATCGAGCGGGACCTTCTGACCCAACACGCCGGTCCGCTGACCCAGTGGTGCGGACTCGCCGTCCACCTGCAGTGCGCATCTGGGCGCGACACCCTGTCGCTGCTCAACGAGGGCGCCCGCCGGGTCGTCGGCATCGACATCGCCGAGGCGCATGTTCGCAACGCGCGCCGCAAGACCGCCGCGCTCGCCGCCGCCGCGACGTTCCACTGCTGTGACGTGCTCGACGCCCCGCGTGAGCTGGATGGCAACGTGGACCTGGTCTACACCGGACGGGGCGCGATCGGCTGGCTCCACGACCTCGACGGATGGGCGCGCGTGGTGGCCCGGCTGCTGGCACCCGGCGGGTGGCTCAGCCTGTTCGACGACCACCCGGCGAGCCACCTGTTCGACGCCGACGCCGACCACCTGGCCTACAGCGGCGTCGACTACTTCCACGGCTCGTCTGCGGGGTACGGCTTCTCGCAGAGCTTCGTCGACCACCTAGGTATCCCCGCTGACGAGGCACTGCTGACCCACGACCGGCTGTGGACCTTCGCGGACCTGTTCGCGGCCATCACCGACGCGGGGCTGCGCATCGTCCACCTCGGCGAGCACCCCGAGCCGTACTGGGACCCGTTCCCGAACCTGCCGGACCACCTCCAGTGCCGCATCCCGCAGACGTTCTCCATCCTCGCGCGCCAAGGAGACCGACCATGCCGGTCCTGA
- a CDS encoding MBL fold metallo-hydrolase, whose protein sequence is MAATGTVVGAQAASLPLPPVDEVVPGVWVLPVPIPINPLRYVLVHALQVGDSLVLIDAGWDTTEAWDALGAGLAEVGATVADVAGVLVTHLHPDHYGLAGRIRDASGCWVALHPADAALLADRYIHIDDLVEATRDVLVEAGVPADEVGALATASVEVREFVALAEPDILIEDGSRVDLPGWELTAIHTPGHTPGHLCFRENRLHIVFTGDHVLPRITPNVSYHPQSGPDPLGDYLRSLERVRGESDVLALPAHEWRFHGLAARVDELLRHHEQRLNEITDIAAAGAQTAWEVAQRLSWSRPWDRIEGFMRRMAVAEVHAHLLLLERRGVLARIGDRPARWSPPT, encoded by the coding sequence TTGGCGGCGACAGGGACCGTGGTGGGCGCACAGGCGGCCAGCCTCCCGCTGCCACCGGTCGACGAGGTCGTCCCGGGAGTGTGGGTGCTCCCGGTCCCCATCCCGATCAACCCGCTGCGCTACGTCCTGGTCCACGCGCTGCAGGTCGGTGACAGCCTGGTCCTGATCGATGCCGGATGGGACACCACCGAGGCGTGGGACGCGCTCGGCGCGGGCCTGGCCGAGGTCGGGGCGACCGTCGCCGACGTGGCCGGGGTCCTGGTCACACACCTGCACCCCGACCACTACGGGCTGGCGGGGCGGATCCGGGATGCGTCCGGGTGCTGGGTGGCCCTGCACCCTGCCGACGCCGCGCTGCTGGCCGACCGCTACATCCACATCGACGACCTCGTCGAGGCAACCCGCGACGTCCTGGTCGAGGCCGGCGTTCCCGCCGACGAGGTCGGCGCGCTGGCCACCGCCAGCGTCGAGGTGCGCGAGTTCGTCGCGCTCGCCGAGCCGGACATCCTGATCGAGGACGGGTCCCGCGTCGACCTGCCGGGCTGGGAGCTCACCGCGATCCACACGCCCGGCCACACCCCGGGCCACCTGTGCTTCCGCGAGAACCGGCTGCACATCGTGTTCACCGGCGATCACGTCCTGCCGCGCATCACCCCCAACGTGTCCTACCACCCGCAGTCGGGCCCCGACCCGCTGGGGGACTACCTCAGGTCGCTGGAACGGGTCCGTGGCGAGAGCGACGTCCTGGCGTTGCCAGCGCACGAGTGGCGCTTCCACGGCCTGGCGGCGCGCGTCGACGAGTTGCTCCGCCACCACGAGCAGCGCCTCAATGAGATCACCGACATCGCTGCGGCCGGCGCCCAGACCGCCTGGGAGGTGGCACAGCGCCTGTCGTGGTCCCGCCCGTGGGACCGCATCGAGGGCTTCATGCGGCGCATGGCCGTCGCCGAGGTCCACGCCCACCTGCTCCTGCTCGAGCGACGCGGTGTTCTCGCGCGGATCGGTGACCGCCCGGCCCGGTGGTCGCCGCCCACGTGA